The sequence GCGTGACGATCCCCTCCTACCGCTTGAAGGAAGGGGATGTGATCGAGGTGCGCGACAAGTCGAAGGATCTCGGCATGGTGCTGGAAGCTGCCCAGAGCAGCGAGCGCGATGTGCCCGATTATGTCGACGTGGATCACGGGAAGATGGTCGCCACGTTCACGCGTGTGCCGACGCTCTCGGACGTTCCTTATCCGGTGATGATGGAACCGAACCTCGTCATCGAATTCTATTCGCGCTAAGCGCGGGACCACATCCAGACGATTTTGCGGCCTGCACCGGTTTTCCGGTGTCAGGCCGTAATCATTTGTTAGGCCGCGACGATCAGGGCGGCCCCGGCGGCGATCAGAACGGCGGCCGCCGCCTTCGCCAGCCCCTCTCCAAAGGGGGCGAGCTTTTCGATCGCCACGAAGACCGACAAGGCGGCGATCCAAACCAGGTTCATCACCCCGCCGACGAACAGCAGCAGCATGAGGACGGCACAGCAGCCGACACAGAAGGCACCGTGCCCCAGCCCCATGCGCCAGGCCCCGGCTGGGCCGGGGCGCCAATGCTGGGCGAGGTAGGCCGCTGGGCCGCGGCAATGATTGAGGCATGCGGTCTTGAGCGGCGTAAGTTGGTAGATTCCGGCTGCGATGAGGAGCACCCCCGACAGAACAGCGCTCCGCGAGTTCATCATCATCGTCATCAGCTCCGCCCGCTCCAGTGCGAACTGAAGGACGACAGCCAACACGCTGAAAAGAATCCACAAGGTCAGATACCCGCCGGCGAACGCGATGACGCAAAGCGGGGCCTCTTTTGTATCGGCTTTCGCATCGGCGCGCTGGACCACCTTGGCATAGAGCAGCGTCATTGGGGCCGCGGAGGGGAGCATCATCGCCACCATCATCACCGCCCACATGACGAAGGCGATCACCCAGTAGTAGGGGGTCCAAGGCCAGCTCTCGCCGGCCGGCAGCGTCATAGGCAGCCACACCCGCTCATGGCAATGACGCTCATGCCCGTCCCGGCGCGGCTAGGAGGG comes from Methyloceanibacter stevinii and encodes:
- a CDS encoding DUF2182 domain-containing protein, producing the protein MTLPAGESWPWTPYYWVIAFVMWAVMMVAMMLPSAAPMTLLYAKVVQRADAKADTKEAPLCVIAFAGGYLTLWILFSVLAVVLQFALERAELMTMMMNSRSAVLSGVLLIAAGIYQLTPLKTACLNHCRGPAAYLAQHWRPGPAGAWRMGLGHGAFCVGCCAVLMLLLFVGGVMNLVWIAALSVFVAIEKLAPFGEGLAKAAAAVLIAAGAALIVAA